From a region of the Branchiostoma floridae strain S238N-H82 chromosome 13, Bfl_VNyyK, whole genome shotgun sequence genome:
- the LOC118429087 gene encoding adenylosuccinate lyase-like has product MAAAESMMADPELCKYRSPLTSRYASEEMAYVFSDMKKFTTWRKLWLWLAKAQKTLGLDITDEQIQEMESNLTNIDFDQAAIEEKRRRHDVMAHVHTFAICCPEAAPIIHLGATSCYVGDNTDLIVMRDAFDIIMPKLARCIQRLSLFAEQYRSQPCLGFTHYQPAQLTTVGKRACLWLQDLCMDLRNMDRGRNELRFRGVKGTTGTQASFLELFEGNHDKVELLDRMVMELAGFKKTYLVTGQTYSRKVDYEVLQVLSGLGASVHKICTDIRLLANMKEVEEPFEKDQIGSSAMPYKRNPMRSERCCSLARHLMCLCMDPLQTAAVQWFERTLDDSANRRICLPEAFLTADILLSTLQNICEGLVVYPKVIERHIKQELPFMATENIIMAMVKAGANRQECHEQIRVLSHQAGAVVKQEGGDNDLIQRIRSTPYFSPVHNQLDHLLDPKTFVGRAPEQVDKFLEEEVKPLLKPFSHQMSEISSLEL; this is encoded by the exons ATGGCGGCAGCCGAAAGCATGATGGCAGATCCAGAACTGTGCAAATATCGCTCTCCTCTGACTTCTAGGTACGCCAGCGAGGAGATGGCGTATGTCTTTAGCGACATGAAAAAGTTCACCACGTGGAGAAAGCTCTGGTTGTGGCTGGCGAAGGCGCAGAAG ACTCTAGGCCTGGACATCACAGATGAACAGATCCAGGAGATGGAGTCCAACCTGACCAACATTGATTTTGACCAGGCGGCCATTGAGGAGAAGAGGCGTCGCCATGATGTCATGGCCCACGTGCACACCTTCGCTATCTGTTGTCCTGAGGCCGCTCCCATCATTCACCTGGGTGCAACATCATGCTACGTGGGAGACAACACT GATCTAATTGTGATGAGAGATGCCTTTGACATTATTATGCCAAAG CTGGCCCGTTGTATCCAGCGCTTGTCGTTGTTTGCAGAGCAGTACAGGAGTCAACCCTGCCTGGGGTTCACCCACTACCA ACCAGCCCAGCTGACCACAGTAGGAAAGCGGGCCTGTCTGTGGTTACAGGACTTGTGTATGGACCTACGGAACATGGACCGGGGGCGGAATGAGCTCAGGTTCAGGGGAGTCAAGGGAACCACAGGCACACAG GCCAGTTTCTTGGAGCTGTTTGAGGGGAATCATGATAAGGTGGAGCTGTTGGACCGGATGGTCATGGAGCTAGCTGGCTTTAAGAA AACCTACCTGGTGACAGGGCAGACCTACAGCAGGAAGGTGGACTATGAGGTGTTGCAGGTGCTGAGTGGTCTGGGAGCCTCTGTGCACAAG ATCTGCACAGACATCCGTCTCCTGGCCAACATGAAGGAGGTAGAAGAGCCATTTGAGAAGGATCAGATCGGCTCCAGTGCCATGCCGTACAAGAGGAACCCCATGCGCAGTGAGCGGTGCTGCAGCCTGGCCAGGCACCTCATGTGCCTCTGCATGGACCCGCTGCAGACGGCAGCAGTACAGTGGTTTGAGAGGACACTGGACGACAGTGCCAACAG ACGGATCTGCCTACCTGAGGCCTTCCTGACAGCTGACATCCTCCTCAGTACACTACAGAATATCTGTGAGGGATTGGTGGTCTACCCAAAG GTTATAGAACGTCACATCAAGCAAGAACTTCCCTTCATGGCAACAGAAAACATCATCATGGCCATGGTAAAAGCTGGGGCAAACagacag GAGTGCCATGAGCAGATCCGGGTGCTGTCCCACCAGGCAGGGGCTGTGGTGAAACAGGAGGGGGGAGACAACGACCTGATCCAGCGCATCAGGAGCACCCCCTACTTCTCACCTGTACACAACCAGCTGGACCACCTGTTGGACCCCAAAACCTTCGTGGGCAGGGCACCTGAACAG GTTGACAAGTTCCTTGAGGAAGAGGTGAAACCACTGCTCAAGCCTTTCTCACACCAGATGAGTGAAATATCAAGCCTGGAACTCTGA